From the genome of Mastacembelus armatus chromosome 5, fMasArm1.2, whole genome shotgun sequence:
tttattttttgtacattttatagactaaatGATTAATAGGTTAGTCAATAACTAGGAGATGTatctttaatgaaaataattccAGTACACTGTAGTAGAAATGTAAGTTTGttttaaagtcaaaacaaaGGAACTCAGGATCCACATGATTTACTTGCTGGAATCCCTAGCTGGAACGAATACTGATTTGccaatcatttgtttttaatatgtctTAACTTTGGCTTAACTGGATGGACAGGTAAAGTAAACATGGCTGCTTTGACTGTTTACCTCTTTGGTAACCTCTGAAGAAAATCTGTTTGTACAAGTCATGATTAAGATGATACAGAGCACAGTGAACTCTGTAAGCTTTTTGTCAAGgactgttgcttttctgttccaGTCATAACTACGCCTTTGGACACAGAAATTTAGAGAGGCAGTCTGAACATTTCAGACACTTAGAGCTTGTTACAGGTCGTCTTTTCAAAAGGGGATCAGTAAATTCTCCCATACCTTAAAAGAACCTTTGATTTCATTTAGAGATATTTTGGTCTTTAAAGAGTTGACTGTAAATGTTTACAGCATGTTTGATATTTGTCTGGCTATGATCAGgtagtgagacagctgttattTAGGTTATTAGTTAGGTTTATGTATAAGGGAAATTGCCATGTGTTTACTGCCTTACTGATGTCCAAAAGAACTTTTACTTCACTATCTTTCATATGGtccctttttctgttttatttggaaaaattaGGGAAATTGATTTGGCTGTATTTGCACTTCTTAAAGTTTTTGCACTGCGGTGTAAATCTGTCAGATTACATTGAAAACTACATTCCCTTTACaacaaaacatgtcagtgaGAACTAAACAGCTGACCTGCTGCAGGCTGTATTCTCTCTGCCTGCAtgataatactgtatgtttgcacaTTTGCAGTGAAACTTGATGAGTCTCTGGATGACTGTGTTTGTtatacacattttatatttaatcaaagttatttttattttttacaaggttgcatttgtttgtttcaatgCTTGAGGCAAAAGTAGACCCTTTCCCCTAATTTGTGAGTTTGCATGAGCACCTATGAATGTATATTAATTTCCAAACTACACATGAATTGatctttttaattaattgtaattttGCATGTAGTACTCTTACACGTATACATGTCGAATCATATGTAGTAGTTATTTACTGCAACTATTGGCATTTAGAGATTTAAATTTACTTTGACTTCACATCATTCTGTCATCCTTCAAGGtgacaacattttcatttttgaggGAACATATCACTTGACACTGAAAATTCTTAAATGAAAATCACAATTTTGAACTGATTTTGTAGTATGGGAGATAAAGCATACTATTAATACAGTGATgtcatgctgtgtttttaaggCAGCATGTTCATGTCTGTATAGATGCACCGTAACATTTGTCTGATCGTTGAGTctcttgttgtgtttttatattgtaatgATGCTGTAAATTCACATGTGCTGCAGTGAACGTTTATGAGCAGGCTGGTCATAAACAACTTGAGCTGGTCTATCAGGTCCACAGCTCTGtagctggagccaatcccagctgacactgggccaGATCACCACTGCTGGTCAGACATTTCTGAATATACATCCACAATCACTGGATCTTTATACCATTGTCCtcaacagtttattttcttgttatCTTCGTGACAGGTCaaagggttgtttttttttgtttatttttataatacaGTAGTTATATTTCTAACTTATGATCCCTTACAGTATCAGGGGAAAGTACTTCTGTTTCAGCACACGTCAGTAAGACATTTATCAAGTAATCATAttgtttctttggtttttggtcacacaatgcaaaaaatatattcatattgtggtgtgtattttgGTCTAGATATTTTTGATTTGTCCTGAGCTTTGAAATAAATGTTCACATGTAACAACAACTGAAGTTTATACTTGTAACTGCATTCCAgacatatcaaaataaaaggagTAAATAATGCTTGTTTAGTGATTTGTGTGCAcctttgaaaatatttattctgctATACTAAAGAAAACaccattttttaattaaatgagaCTTAACATTATTGAGCCAATGCAGAAATATTACAGAAATTTCTTACAGGTTTGGGTTAAAAAACCTGGAAAAATCTATTTACAGCATCGTTTCTTAAAAGTGTTATTCAGTGAATGTCAGCATacttgaaaataataaaaaagccaAAATAGCAATATTGTCCTTAAATGAATTAACTTCATtaacatctatctatctattctattctattctattctattctaatctaatctaatctaatctaatctaatctaatctaatctatctatctatctatctatctatctatctatctatatatatgtacCTCAGtgccccttggttctctggttcttcctcaccacaTGGGGGACGACCGGGACGTCCAGTAGCTATTAGCTGGCCTATGAGCCCCTTAGTCCAGCATGGGCTGTACCTCAGtgccccttggttctctggttcttcactACCACCACTACCAGGGGACTGGGATGTTCAACCACCCTTAGCCAGCTTGTGAGACACCTTCGCCCAGTGTGGGCTGTACCACAGtgccccttggttctctggttctccaccaccaccactgccacAGGGGACTGGGACATCCAGCTGCCCTCAGTGCTGGGCTGTGTCTCAGTGCCCCCTAGTTCTCTGGTTATTTCCCACCACCAGGGGAGCGGGATGTCCGGCAGCTCTTAGCCGGCCTCTGAGCATCTTCACCTGTCATGGGCTGTACCACAGtgccccttggttctctggcTCTCCCCGACCACCATGTGACCAATGTGATCCAATTAATACCAATGCCTGTCTGAAAAAGACTTATGAAAAAAGCACTGTAAGCAGTACCTTGATAGGATGCAAACCTGGTGCCACAACATGGGACCTGGAAGACAGGTTTCCACAACGAAcaatttttatgttgttttattaggAGTAGCAGGCCTTAGGAGAAGTTAACaggtattaaaataaaaacattgcactTATCAGGATCATTTTGTGGAGTGTTTTAATCAGCAGATGTGTTATGTAATATGCATATTTGACTCTGTTATACATTACCCATTCTTCaatgtcatttattattgtttgtcaGTAGTATCCAGCGGTAACCCTGCCTGTGGTGGcccttttaataataataataataataatgatgatctTTACAGAAACAATGGGGCTTAATTAGGTCCTTAATAAAAGTCATAGAAGAATAAGCCATACACTTATAATTTTTCATATTAAGATTTCAAATAGTTTTTATCACAAGAGTTGGTCATGTAACAGAGTCCTGGTGCAATATGAGCACAAGTTAAAAAACAATAGTAAGTAACGTGTATTACAGTGAGCCAAAACAAATGAAGGAATGGAGAGACACATTGTTAAAAAATGACTGCACTCAAAAATCTGGAGCTGCTTTTTCCTCAAACAGGTTAACAAGGAGAACGAGCCAAGGTGGAAAATCAATATGGAAGAGAAATCTGTTGGCTTTTGACCACTGTTGCTTATTTCACCTACaggaaaaatatcaaaacatcattttttctttcttcaagtTCAGTTGTTTCCATCGCGGCATGCTCACAAAGTCATCCTTGGTGATCCCAAATACGTTAATGAAGTCAGAGTCACTGAGGTATTTCTGAAAAGCAGTTCACAAAATGTAGCAAGTGAACAAATGAATTGTTGAATATACTCTGTGGTGTGAAAAATCACTGTATAGACTCATGCTAACATTTGGCTGACACAGCAAGATACGCAAAATACTGACTTGTTCAAGACTCAATGGGGAGAAATAAGACTAACTACAAGTTCATAAGTAGCTCCTGAATAATCAATCATGgaggataataataataacttgaAGATGTTTTTATGGTGAAGCTTTATTAATGGGTCTATAAATCCTAACAATTCATATGAAGCTTCTTAGAAATAACTACGAAATTTCACAGTAATTCTCCcagtgcctgtgtgggttttctcccacagtccaaacacatgcagggtTGGGTTTAGGTTAATTGTGAATCGTGAATGTGAGTGTTggtctctatgtgtcagccctgtgatggactagcgatctgtccagggtgtacccccaCCTGTCGGGCTCATTGACTCCAGGCcccctggatgtaccaggataagcagtagatgataCCAAGACTTGTTTATGCACCTGttcaactcacacacacacacacacacacacacacacacacacacacacacacacacacttacgcTTACCTCTTTCTGGGTGGGGTCAACACCTTCGGGCAGCTCGCTGATGTTCTTTCCAACCAAAGCATCTGGTGGAAAAGACTGTGagcttttctcattttcaacaCAGTCCTTCTCCTGGAAATATccaatgaaaggaaaaaaaaatgtgttcatataTCTGTGCATTAATGTGTGTCATTAGTCTTTAGCTACACTAAAGAAGGAATTGCTAACATGCTAATCCTAACCATGCATCAGGTAGGACTGGACATTTGCAGCAAAGAACCCATTGAAAGGCTTACAGAATGATTTCCCTGGGATGCAGGTGCAACAGCAACAGGTGATGCTACATCTTCCAGCTCCTTCTTCAACTCCTCATAACTCTTTCCTCCCTAAAAGGAGGAAATGTGTGTCTGCGTATTGCATGTGTTTTACTCATAAATGTACACACACCAATGCTATATTTTCTCCAAAACCCAAAACACTCACACTCCATTTTGAGGGATCCCAAGCTGTGAACCAGCCAGTGAAGGTGGGAGGCTCGAAACCTTGCTTGACCAAGATGATGCTGGTGTCTGGATCTCGGGCACCTGGGTGGGTTTTCAGGTACTCTTGGCTTGTGATCACTGCTTCTTTACGCTCAGCCTCATTGGCCTCTTTACCGATCCATAGAAACACCTAagacatttacaataaacattCGATTTTTTGGGCTATCACAGCTTTAAAAAGATTGTTCATAACTGGCACAGTGTGAAATTATACCTGGTCCCATGTGTCCAGTAACATGACATCATCCTCACTGAGGTCGTCCTGTGTGAACTGAGTCACCTCAGTCACAATGAAGCGTCCCGTTTTATTGGAGCATTCGAACAGACGTGGCTGGTGGTCTGAAACTGTCTGCTGTAACCTGTGGGCAACAACACATAACTTCATACAACAGcggaaaacaaacatgtttcctcTACAAATGATCATGTGACCACTGGGAAACCCTCTAAGCTTCTTTGCCGACATCTATAGCATTTATTACCTCTTATCATTTGCATAAGGAGCTTTCCCTCCAAGCAACTCCCAGAATTCAATGGGCTCCTGGCCCTCAGCTACAGTCTCCTCCATGCCTGACTGAAAGCCCTTCTGAATCACACAGCTGACCTCCTTCGCCATGGCCCTCTCATCTCCACTTGATCCCTGTGAACAATAAGTTAATCATTATAAACTCTACTGTAGTtttacattaaattacattttaaaagagtGATTAAAATTTAATGTTATGTTCAGGGAACTTTGACAGGAAAAATACTTATACTGTGTGGCCAAAAATATGTGGACACCCAAATAGTACACTTTTATAGCCATCTGCccacccattatctataccgCTTCCCTGTAGAGGTATTGTGGGGAGCATGGTATCACCAGTCTATGTGATTTTTGAAATGCATGGGCAATAATATGCTACGATAACAGCTTCAACTTGTCTTGGAGAGCTTTGCACAAGGAATCTGGCTGCAGAGATTTGCTCCCATTCAGTTACAGAGTATTGCTGAGGTAAAACACTGATGTTGGGGGATATGTTCTGGTTGGAGGTTAGGGTTCTGCATAAGTCAGTCCTCCAACCCAGAGAAAAAACTATTGGATGTGGACCTGGCTTTTATGTTGAAACAGGAACGCATCTTTCTCAAATTGCTACCACAAAGTTGGATAAACACTATTAGTATGAAATGTTCTAAGCTACATGAAAACAGTcctacacaaaaacatgcaacactCTCTGGGCATTTTTGGCCACCTAAAAACTAATCATACTTGAACTCCATCTTCATTACCTTTCCACACCACAGATAAATTCCTGATTGGCTCTTTAGTAAAAACACATCATTGGAGTTCAGAGAGGCGCTTAGAGCAGGAACCTCAATGGCTTTTGTGTTGGATGGGTCAGAGCCGTGGACCTGGAACAATCTTACCGGAGGCTCTGGCTCAGAAGACCCGTGTCTAGACGTGCCCCCCttaaagaaaaggaaggaaataaTTTGTACAAGAACTGTATGCACCGGCCAAAAATAACACTTAAGAAGAGCATATCCTTGTGTTGATAAGACAccataacaaaaaataaacaaacaatgttaccaaagaaattattaaaaatgtgattaagAGCCATACCTCAAAGATTACCATTTTACCCTTGAAAATAGCCATAAAGTGTCTCGGTTCTTTGCCCATAGTTATTCTCACTTGGACTGGCTCGCCACCGTACTTCTGGTCCAAGTCCACAGCCTGAAATGCAGAGGCTGCCAGTTCATCCTGTGTTGCATGACGCCCCTAAAAGTggcaaaaaactgaaaatcaataaaaatagcCAGGACAGTGAAAGAGAGATGATTTTGTAAGAAACTTAAgaatttactgtaaattattattattatgtaagaCTGTGTTACAGCATTTCCTCACCTGCCATATATAGAGCAGGTAACATTTCTTGCTGTTAACCAAGTAAGTGTAGAGGATCAGGTAGCAATCACCTCCATAGAAATAGCCATACCACTCGGGGTCCACAGGCACGGGCTCCAGGTCCTCAATCCTCCACACCTGGGTGTATGTAAAGGTTACGTTAACAAATGAGGACTAAAGAGCAGACTGTGCTGTTCTGTACTACTAGTGAGCATTACAAAGCAAAGTATCACTATTGTGCACGGAGGCCATTTGTAAGGCATCTCATACAAATTCCACACTGTGAAACTTGACTCTGTTTTCATGAATTAGCATGTACTGTTTAGCATTCTGCAGTCaccataataaaataatcacatCTAGGATATGTTGTGTAACATTTGGACATTTAAATTGTTATGCTGCCATTTgtatattagcatgctaatctGGTAGTAAAGCAGTTTTTGTGAAGTGTTGAATACCTCAACTTGACCTGTGCCATTGTCCACCATTCGCTCCTGTGCAGCGATATCTGGCATCACGTGCATCAATGAAGCATCAAATTTCTCCTGTGTGACATGAGCTAAGgcaaaaataatcataaaacaaaacaaaaaaaaaacatcaaccacCGCCCTCTtagtaaaaaaacatgttattttcctttttttgctggttttgtttttgtgtatttacaaaGACACGTACCCACTTTCCCTCTTGTATTGACTTTGCCCAGACCTTGAGTCTGGTCCTTTTCTGTCCACTTCTGGAACAGCTGCTTGAAGAGAGCTGACTCTGCCCCATCATTCACCGTCTCCACGTTTGTGGTGATGGGGTAATTTTTTGCATGGATGAACTCCTGCAACAGCCcgtcaaataaataaatatgtgccACTAGATCGATCAAACAGCAGCCTATGACGTGTCACTCACCAGAGCTCTGGCCATAGCAGCCTGTCTTTCAGCTTTGTTCGCTTTCTTCCCCTTCCACACAAAGATTTTTATCCCTCCCTGGTCCAGGATGTAGCAGTCCTTAAATGACAATGACATCAAGTATGGCAATCAAACTTCTTCTGCATCCTACAGTATTAAACTTTGTCACATCTGTGTAGGTGTTTCAGCACTAACTCACGTCATGGCTGAGGAGCTCCTGAACCAGGGGTCTGGTGGCGACTTCCGTGACCTTCATCTGACCATCTGCATCTGACACTCTGAAAAGGAGGCCCAGAGAAATCAAATTCaaaccacactgaacatggatGAATTTTGATCTGCAGTAATATGACTGGTCAGGAAGAGGCTCACTGGTAGAGCGTGAGGTTTGCCTTCTGTTCCTGTTCAACGGTTTCATCAGGTGGCCCGTCCTTCAGTTTGGAGGTTCTCTCTCCAAGCACATCATTCAGGAGCTCCATGTTTTGAGGAGATTTGTCCTCTGCTTCACCATCAATCATTCTGATGTCTGTCCGacctcccctctctctgtcccgGATGTCCTTGGCCAACAGCATTCCCTGTTAAGCAGCGGTAAAACTAAGACTATGCAATCCAGAAATCCCAGACTTCATTCTGCACTTTTAAgagcaaatattaaaaaatgtaattttacaatcttttaaaatttcaaatattaaCAATGCACCATTGTCAGTTCTATTTGGTGGTGCCACAAGCTCTCTGATATTCGCAGCTTTTAGTAATgtttagaaaaacacatctaCGAGATTCAGAAGG
Proteins encoded in this window:
- the avil gene encoding advillin is translated as MEYTFRAVNRTPGIIIWRIEKMELVQIPEKSYGNFYEGDCYVLLSTQKVKNSLCYDIHYWIGSESSQDEQGAAAVYTIQLDEFLGCTPIQHREVQNHESEAFRGYFKQGIIYKKGGVASGMRHTETNTYDVKRLLQVKGNKRVTAREVEMSWTSFNLGDVFLLDIGKTIIQWNGPKSNRQERLKGMLLAKDIRDRERGGRTDIRMIDGEAEDKSPQNMELLNDVLGERTSKLKDGPPDETVEQEQKANLTLYQVSDADGQMKVTEVATRPLVQELLSHDDCYILDQGGIKIFVWKGKKANKAERQAAMARALEFIHAKNYPITTNVETVNDGAESALFKQLFQKWTEKDQTQGLGKVNTRGKVAHVTQEKFDASLMHVMPDIAAQERMVDNGTGQVEVWRIEDLEPVPVDPEWYGYFYGGDCYLILYTYLVNSKKCYLLYIWQGRHATQDELAASAFQAVDLDQKYGGEPVQVRITMGKEPRHFMAIFKGKMVIFEGGTSRHGSSEPEPPVRLFQVHGSDPSNTKAIEVPALSASLNSNDVFLLKSQSGIYLWCGKGSSGDERAMAKEVSCVIQKGFQSGMEETVAEGQEPIEFWELLGGKAPYANDKRLQQTVSDHQPRLFECSNKTGRFIVTEVTQFTQDDLSEDDVMLLDTWDQVFLWIGKEANEAERKEAVITSQEYLKTHPGARDPDTSIILVKQGFEPPTFTGWFTAWDPSKWSGGKSYEELKKELEDVASPVAVAPASQGNHSEKDCVENEKSSQSFPPDALVGKNISELPEGVDPTQKEKYLSDSDFINVFGITKDDFVSMPRWKQLNLKKEKMMF